Proteins from a single region of Patulibacter sp. SYSU D01012:
- a CDS encoding phosphopantetheine-binding protein: MSTPALPPLPDDPIALRAGVAALLDVDPATLSDDTDLVEAGLDSIRVMALAERWSADGVQIGFMDLAEEPTLAAWWSVVADARAAS; this comes from the coding sequence ATGTCCACCCCCGCGCTCCCGCCCCTCCCCGACGACCCGATCGCCCTGCGCGCCGGCGTCGCCGCCCTGCTCGACGTCGACCCCGCGACGCTGAGCGACGACACCGACCTGGTCGAGGCCGGCCTGGACTCCATCCGCGTCATGGCGCTCGCCGAGCGCTGGAGCGCGGACGGCGTGCAGATCGGCTTCATGGACCTGGCCGAGGAGCCGACGCTCGCGGCGTGGTGGTCCGTCGTCGCCGACGCCCGCGCGGCCTCGTGA
- a CDS encoding ABC transporter permease has protein sequence MNVVRSEWTKLRSVRGTWTLVVVAILASAAVGLLGVTSQLGGWRSALPHDFDPTVESLKGLLVGQLLIGTLGASVMASEYGHGTIVTTLAIVPDRVRLLAAKALLTAAIAAVAAVAITASCFLLGQAAIAAAGLPGASLTDPAVLRALGGAVVYLTAVALLGLGIATLTRSASTALGVLVTLALLGPALTPALPGAVGDAIAEYWPLAAGQAGYAVVRTADHVAPGVGVAVLLAFTALVGVAATAAMRRRDA, from the coding sequence ATGAACGTCGTCCGCTCCGAATGGACCAAGCTGCGCAGCGTCCGCGGCACCTGGACCCTCGTCGTCGTCGCGATCCTCGCGTCGGCCGCGGTCGGGCTGCTCGGCGTCACCTCGCAGCTCGGCGGCTGGCGGTCCGCGCTGCCGCACGACTTCGACCCGACCGTCGAGAGCCTGAAGGGCCTGCTCGTCGGCCAGCTGCTGATCGGCACCCTGGGCGCGTCCGTCATGGCGTCCGAGTACGGCCACGGCACGATCGTCACGACCCTGGCCATCGTCCCGGACCGCGTGCGCCTCCTCGCGGCGAAGGCGCTGCTGACGGCCGCGATCGCGGCCGTCGCCGCCGTCGCGATCACCGCGTCGTGCTTCCTCCTGGGCCAGGCGGCGATCGCGGCGGCGGGCCTGCCGGGGGCGTCGCTCACGGATCCCGCGGTGCTGCGGGCCCTCGGCGGCGCCGTCGTCTACCTGACGGCCGTCGCCCTGCTGGGCCTGGGGATCGCCACGCTGACCCGGTCCGCCTCGACCGCGCTCGGCGTCCTCGTCACCCTGGCGCTCCTGGGCCCCGCGCTGACGCCCGCGCTCCCCGGCGCGGTCGGCGACGCGATCGCCGAGTACTGGCCGCTGGCCGCCGGGCAGGCCGGGTACGCCGTCGTGCGCACCGCGGACCACGTCGCCCCTGGCGTCGGCGTCGCGGTCCTCCTCGCCTTCACGGCCCTGGTGGGCGTGGCCGCGACGGCGGCGATGCGCCGCCGCGACGCCTGA
- a CDS encoding MFS transporter: protein MSAPATAAAGGAASARTALAPGLILLYLVAMAMNGLDSTIVGPALPAIGAGLGTDAGATSLVESAFLVASAVVLPAAGWVGDRFGAFRVFVVGLLVFSLASAVAALAGSLAVLGVARAVQGAASGVLTPVGLALLYRGSTPADRLRIARWTTIPLTVAPMLGPVLGGVLAEHAGWRWVFAVTVPFGLLAAGLAVVVLGGRREEHAGEDRPLDVRGLALAAGGVGTVVSGLTIGLHRGWDAPSAWVAGAVGVLLCAGAVWAARRTDHPVLDLDLWRDPHFRRAGATVAWSSAALMGLLYLVPLMLQQGYGASPTAAGAAVFPETVGLLVGSQLVERLVGRVGARRLVLGGLAGAAGAFVLVAAAAPSLGPVGVGAAMFLMGLCLSQAVLVGQAASFTTVQERATTDATALFMAQRTLAGALGVVAAAALLGVLVDAAGATGDGYRLTVLAMLAFLALAAAATARLSRGALQAGFDADGGAA, encoded by the coding sequence GTGAGCGCGCCCGCCACCGCCGCGGCCGGCGGCGCCGCGTCCGCCCGGACCGCCCTGGCCCCGGGCCTGATCCTGCTCTACCTCGTCGCGATGGCGATGAACGGGCTGGACTCCACGATCGTCGGCCCGGCACTCCCGGCGATCGGCGCGGGGCTGGGGACGGACGCCGGGGCGACGAGCCTGGTCGAGTCGGCGTTCCTCGTCGCCTCCGCCGTCGTGCTGCCCGCGGCGGGCTGGGTCGGCGACCGCTTCGGCGCCTTCCGGGTCTTCGTCGTCGGGCTGCTCGTCTTCTCGCTCGCGTCCGCCGTCGCCGCGCTGGCCGGCTCGCTCGCGGTGCTCGGCGTCGCGCGGGCGGTGCAGGGCGCGGCGTCGGGCGTGCTGACCCCGGTCGGCCTGGCGCTGCTCTACCGCGGGTCGACGCCCGCCGACCGGCTGCGGATCGCGCGCTGGACGACGATCCCGCTGACGGTCGCGCCGATGCTCGGCCCGGTGCTGGGTGGCGTGCTGGCCGAGCACGCCGGCTGGCGCTGGGTCTTCGCGGTCACGGTCCCGTTCGGCCTGCTCGCCGCGGGCCTGGCCGTCGTGGTGCTCGGCGGCCGGCGCGAGGAGCACGCGGGGGAGGACCGCCCGCTCGACGTCCGCGGCCTGGCGCTGGCCGCCGGCGGCGTGGGGACGGTGGTGTCCGGCCTGACGATCGGCCTGCACCGCGGGTGGGACGCGCCGTCGGCGTGGGTCGCCGGCGCGGTCGGGGTGCTGCTCTGCGCCGGAGCGGTGTGGGCGGCGCGGCGCACGGACCACCCGGTGCTCGACCTGGACCTGTGGCGCGACCCGCACTTCCGCCGCGCGGGCGCGACCGTCGCGTGGTCGTCCGCGGCGCTCATGGGCCTGCTGTACCTGGTGCCGCTCATGCTGCAGCAGGGCTACGGCGCCTCGCCGACGGCGGCGGGCGCGGCGGTGTTCCCCGAGACGGTCGGGCTGCTCGTCGGCTCGCAGCTCGTCGAGCGGCTGGTCGGCCGCGTCGGCGCGCGGCGGCTCGTGCTCGGCGGCCTGGCGGGCGCGGCCGGCGCGTTCGTCCTGGTGGCGGCCGCGGCACCGAGCCTGGGCCCGGTCGGCGTGGGCGCGGCGATGTTCCTGATGGGCCTGTGCCTGAGCCAGGCCGTGCTCGTCGGGCAGGCCGCGTCGTTCACCACGGTGCAGGAGCGGGCGACGACGGACGCCACCGCGCTGTTCATGGCGCAGCGCACCCTCGCGGGCGCGCTGGGCGTCGTCGCCGCCGCGGCCCTGCTGGGCGTGCTCGTCGACGCCGCGGGCGCGACGGGGGACGGCTACCGGCTGACGGTGCTGGCGATGCTCGCCTTCCTGGCCCTCGCGGCGGCGGCGACGGCGCGGCTGTCGCGCGGCGCGCTCCAGGCGGGGTTCGACGCCGACGGCGGGGCGGCCTAG
- a CDS encoding non-ribosomal peptide synthetase has product MSARATAAAALPLTAAQRGVWFSQQYLGDDAVYGATEIVDVAGPLDPVHWVQAVTAVVAETDALRVRIVGPDHDPRQLVDPEIAADPRIVDLRGEADPEAAADAWAAAALREPIDLRAGVLAETVLFVLGPERFRWLQRVHHLALDGYGFALVARRVAAHVRALAGGGPAPAPPSDGLAAVVADDAAYAGSAQERADREHWLAAMGDLESVPGLTEGEVAPSGRTVRAGLVVGPDRVAALTAVGARSGGGWPEALAAGCAALLHGLTGSRDVVVGLPVLARPDAGALRRPSNAQNVVPLRAHVDPGASVDALVAQVAGTLAAGRPHARFRHETLRRELGLFAGDGRLAGLFLNLKPFVQELRFGHAGAARRVTGRVRAVWEGPVEDLSLSVWGTPDGGLEIAIDAPAGPYDEASVRAHRDRLDGLLAALADADAATTVAELPIATPAERDAVAAFGSGPAMPAPDASLVDRFRARVAADPSAPAVAGPDGALTAGELDARSAALAARLVAAGAGRERVVAIAHERGAGYVAAMLAVLRAGAAFLPLDAELPAERLTFLLEDSGAVAVVGDAYGAARLPATGLPLVRTDDERGGGTGAGGTADPDAGAAPATAGAADGAALDAAAPGDAAYVIYTSGTTGRPKGVVIEHRTAVNLLDGHARTLYGPAAAAAGRERIRFSHNHSFSFDSGISPFLALLAGHELRVAAADVLRDPAALAAFVRDERIDYVDVTPAMFEALVAEGVLDEGRHVPTLVALGGEAAPPDLWRRLRAHPTTIGWNTYGPTECTVDAVICPVADHPTPVIGRPIAGSRAYVLDDARRPVPPGVAGELFVGGRNVGRGYLGRPELTAERFLPDPWAPADEPDARMYATGDRVRWTAEGLLEFLGRADDQVKLRGFRIELGEVAAALNAQDDVAQAVAVVREDRPGDRRLVAYVVPAPGARPDPAALIAAAGETLPHHAVPSAVVVLDALPMTVSRKVDRARLPAPDPAAVTAADRPRTPEEELVCAVVAETLGLPAVGVHDDVFALGAHSLLVARMAARLREDLGADCGVRTVFDHPTPALLAAALTGPAAAPRPAPAPRPAAAATPTDRPDDLPLAPAQRRLWFLQRLDGPDPTYDVPVVLRLRGIVDVRALRAALADVLARHETLRTTYPERDGAPVQAIAAPGTVEVPFAHELVAPDGLDARIAALSRHVFDVTTDLPLRATLLTVDGADDEPVLLLVLHHVAADGWSLGPLVGDLSRAYAARREDREGPSVLPPLAVQHADHALALAAAGDDEAGLAFWADALRGIPDALELPADRAAGADASRDGGEVRTTIPAAVHARLAALAREHGATTFMALHAILAGLLTRVGAGTDVPVGTVVVGRDAPGLDEVVGFFANTVVLRADTDGAPDLPTLLRRVRQADLAALAHADVPFDRVVERLRPPRAPGRTPLFNVMLVLQNTPDAAWAEDSLDAALEVRGNGTAKFDLTFELAERFDAAGAPAGLDLRVEHRAARFDRETAEGLAAWFARLADAWSADPEQDLWAPRITGPGEVVPVATAVPPPRPADAPGAALLPADPAAETLDGWLARTVAAHPERPALTGPGGPLTYAELDARATRLARALLARGARRGTLVALALPRTVDLVVALIAILRTGAGYLPLDPAYPAERLRATVEDAGPVLAVTDGAVDAATLGGVPTLRLDDPATTAELAALPADPLTPADRPPARPDDVAYVIYTSGSTGRPKGVQVAHRNVVRLFTATDGWFGFGPDDTWTLFHSAAFDFSVWELWGALLHGGRLVVIPHDVSRAPAAFLRLLVDERVTVLSQTPSAFWALVAADGDDPATGAELALRLVVFGGEALELAKLRPWYERHPDDAPRLVNMYGITETTVHVTYRPLTADDARAAAPGDPSPIGVPIPDLDVRVLDAGGHPVPPNVVGELHVAGGGVARGYLGRPALNAERFPPDPSGPDAAADPDAAAVQAARLPRPDGDDAPPARRYRTGDLARVRRDGGLDYLGRADGQVKVRGFRIEPGEIEAVLRAEVGVRDAVVIVREDRPGDQRLVAYVVPADGAAPPAPDALRAAAARRLPAHMVPAATVVLDALPLTPNGKLDRRALPAPDPAPAGEGRAPEGVAEERLCRLFADALGVERVGADDSFFELGGHSLLAVRLLRDVADAFGTDVGIGALFEAPTPAGLARALQDGTQASPLEVILPLRMPRGAGRVDGRGPGGEAADAAGGGAHAAGGPDADGPAPVFCVHPAGGLSWCYSGLARHLPPDRPLVGIQARGIARPEPLPPSLGAMADDYVARIREVRPHGPYHLLGWSLGGMVVHAMAARLRAQGHEVGVVALLDAYPSDGLRRIAPPDEAEALSALLAMGGYGEEVLRGRVISVDVVVDALRAEGSAMASIAPDTLMAIKDTYVNTATILREYEHEVYAGDVLFLRASVGVIDEDQTPQTWQPYVDGRLEVHDVACTHREMCQPEPLARIGALVAERLADWEAGRR; this is encoded by the coding sequence GTGAGCGCCCGCGCCACGGCGGCCGCCGCGCTGCCGCTGACGGCCGCGCAGCGCGGCGTCTGGTTCTCGCAGCAGTACCTCGGCGACGACGCGGTCTACGGCGCGACGGAGATCGTCGACGTCGCCGGGCCGCTCGACCCGGTCCACTGGGTGCAGGCCGTCACGGCGGTCGTCGCCGAGACGGACGCGCTGCGCGTGCGGATCGTGGGGCCCGACCACGACCCGCGGCAGCTCGTCGACCCCGAGATCGCGGCCGACCCGCGGATCGTCGACCTGCGCGGCGAGGCCGACCCCGAGGCCGCCGCCGACGCGTGGGCCGCCGCCGCGCTGCGCGAGCCGATCGACCTGCGCGCCGGGGTGCTCGCCGAGACCGTCCTCTTCGTCCTGGGGCCTGAGCGCTTCCGCTGGCTGCAGCGGGTGCACCACCTGGCGCTGGACGGCTACGGGTTCGCGCTCGTCGCGCGGCGCGTCGCGGCCCACGTGCGCGCGCTCGCCGGCGGCGGCCCCGCGCCCGCCCCGCCGTCGGACGGCCTGGCCGCGGTCGTCGCCGACGACGCCGCCTACGCCGGGTCGGCGCAGGAGCGCGCCGACCGCGAGCACTGGCTCGCCGCGATGGGCGACCTGGAGAGCGTGCCCGGGCTGACCGAGGGCGAGGTGGCGCCGAGCGGCCGCACCGTCCGGGCCGGCCTGGTCGTCGGACCGGACCGCGTGGCGGCGCTCACGGCCGTCGGCGCGCGCAGCGGCGGCGGGTGGCCCGAGGCGCTCGCCGCCGGCTGCGCCGCGCTGCTGCACGGCCTGACCGGCAGCCGCGACGTCGTCGTCGGCCTGCCCGTCCTGGCGCGCCCCGACGCTGGCGCGCTGCGGCGGCCGAGCAACGCGCAGAACGTCGTGCCGCTGCGCGCCCACGTCGACCCGGGCGCGTCCGTCGACGCGCTCGTGGCCCAGGTCGCCGGCACGCTGGCGGCGGGGCGGCCGCACGCCCGCTTCCGCCACGAGACGCTGCGCCGCGAGCTGGGCCTGTTCGCCGGCGACGGCCGCCTGGCCGGGCTGTTCCTCAACCTCAAGCCGTTCGTGCAGGAGCTGCGCTTCGGGCACGCCGGCGCGGCGCGGCGGGTCACCGGCCGCGTGCGCGCGGTGTGGGAGGGGCCGGTCGAGGACCTGTCCCTGTCCGTCTGGGGCACGCCGGACGGCGGACTCGAGATCGCGATCGACGCGCCCGCGGGGCCGTACGACGAGGCGAGCGTGCGCGCGCACCGGGACCGGCTCGACGGGCTGCTCGCCGCGCTCGCGGACGCCGACGCCGCGACGACCGTCGCCGAGCTGCCGATCGCCACCCCGGCCGAGCGGGACGCCGTGGCGGCGTTCGGCAGCGGCCCCGCGATGCCGGCGCCGGACGCGAGCCTGGTCGACCGCTTCCGGGCCCGCGTCGCGGCCGACCCGTCCGCGCCGGCGGTGGCGGGCCCGGACGGTGCGCTGACCGCGGGCGAGCTGGACGCGCGCTCCGCCGCGCTGGCCGCCCGCCTGGTGGCGGCCGGCGCCGGCCGCGAGCGGGTCGTCGCGATCGCCCACGAGCGCGGCGCGGGGTACGTCGCCGCGATGCTGGCCGTGCTGCGCGCCGGCGCGGCGTTCCTGCCGCTCGACGCCGAGCTGCCCGCCGAGCGCCTGACCTTCCTGCTCGAGGACTCCGGGGCGGTCGCGGTGGTCGGTGACGCGTACGGCGCGGCCCGGCTGCCGGCGACGGGCCTGCCGCTCGTGCGGACGGACGACGAGCGCGGCGGCGGGACGGGCGCGGGCGGCACCGCGGACCCCGACGCCGGAGCGGCGCCGGCGACGGCCGGCGCGGCGGACGGGGCCGCTCTCGACGCCGCCGCGCCCGGGGACGCGGCCTACGTCATCTACACCTCGGGCACCACGGGCCGGCCGAAGGGCGTGGTGATCGAGCACCGCACGGCGGTCAACCTGCTCGACGGCCACGCCCGCACGCTCTACGGTCCGGCCGCCGCGGCCGCCGGCCGGGAGCGGATCCGCTTCTCGCACAACCACTCCTTCTCCTTCGACTCGGGCATCAGCCCGTTCCTGGCGCTGCTCGCGGGTCACGAGCTGCGCGTCGCCGCGGCCGACGTGCTGCGCGACCCCGCGGCGCTCGCGGCCTTCGTCCGCGACGAGCGGATCGACTACGTCGACGTCACGCCGGCGATGTTCGAGGCGCTCGTCGCGGAGGGCGTCCTGGACGAGGGCCGCCACGTGCCGACGCTCGTCGCGCTGGGCGGCGAGGCCGCGCCGCCCGACCTGTGGCGCCGCCTGCGCGCGCACCCGACGACGATCGGCTGGAACACGTACGGCCCGACGGAGTGCACGGTCGACGCCGTGATCTGCCCCGTCGCCGACCACCCGACGCCCGTCATCGGCCGGCCGATCGCGGGCTCCCGCGCGTACGTGCTGGACGACGCGCGCCGGCCGGTGCCGCCGGGCGTCGCGGGCGAGCTGTTCGTCGGCGGGCGCAACGTCGGCCGCGGCTACCTGGGGCGCCCCGAGCTGACGGCCGAGCGCTTCCTTCCCGACCCGTGGGCGCCGGCCGACGAGCCGGACGCCCGCATGTACGCCACCGGCGACCGGGTGCGGTGGACCGCCGAGGGGCTGCTCGAGTTCCTCGGCCGCGCCGACGACCAGGTCAAGCTGCGCGGCTTCCGCATCGAGCTGGGCGAGGTCGCGGCGGCGCTCAACGCGCAGGACGACGTCGCCCAGGCCGTGGCGGTCGTGCGCGAGGACCGCCCGGGCGACCGGCGCCTGGTCGCCTACGTCGTGCCGGCCCCCGGCGCGCGCCCCGACCCGGCGGCGCTGATCGCGGCGGCGGGCGAGACGCTGCCGCACCACGCCGTCCCGTCCGCGGTCGTCGTCCTGGACGCCCTGCCGATGACGGTGTCGCGCAAGGTCGACCGCGCGCGCCTGCCCGCGCCCGACCCCGCCGCCGTCACCGCCGCCGACCGGCCGCGCACGCCCGAGGAGGAGCTCGTCTGCGCCGTCGTGGCCGAGACGCTCGGCCTGCCGGCGGTCGGGGTGCACGACGACGTCTTCGCCCTCGGCGCCCACTCGCTGCTCGTCGCCCGGATGGCGGCGCGGCTGCGCGAGGACCTCGGCGCCGACTGCGGCGTGCGGACGGTCTTCGACCACCCGACGCCCGCGCTCCTGGCCGCGGCGCTCACGGGCCCGGCCGCGGCGCCGCGCCCGGCCCCCGCGCCGCGCCCGGCCGCAGCGGCCACGCCGACCGACCGCCCGGACGACCTGCCGCTCGCGCCCGCCCAGCGGCGGCTGTGGTTCCTGCAGCGGCTCGATGGCCCGGACCCGACGTACGACGTGCCGGTCGTGCTGCGCCTGCGCGGCATCGTCGACGTCCGCGCCCTGCGCGCCGCGCTGGCCGACGTGCTGGCGCGGCACGAGACGCTGCGCACGACGTACCCGGAGCGCGACGGCGCGCCGGTGCAGGCGATCGCCGCGCCGGGGACGGTGGAGGTGCCGTTCGCGCACGAGCTCGTCGCGCCGGACGGGCTCGACGCCCGGATCGCCGCGCTGTCCCGCCACGTCTTCGACGTCACGACCGACCTGCCGCTGCGCGCGACGCTGCTCACGGTCGACGGCGCCGACGACGAGCCCGTGCTGCTGCTCGTGCTGCACCACGTCGCCGCGGACGGCTGGTCGCTCGGCCCGCTCGTCGGCGACCTCTCCCGGGCCTACGCGGCGCGGCGGGAGGACCGGGAGGGCCCGTCCGTCCTGCCGCCGCTCGCCGTCCAGCACGCCGACCACGCCCTCGCGCTCGCGGCGGCGGGGGACGACGAGGCGGGCCTGGCGTTCTGGGCGGACGCGCTGCGCGGGATCCCGGACGCCCTGGAGCTGCCCGCCGACCGCGCGGCCGGGGCCGACGCCTCCCGCGACGGCGGCGAGGTCCGCACGACGATCCCGGCGGCCGTCCACGCGCGGCTGGCGGCGCTGGCGCGCGAGCACGGCGCCACGACGTTCATGGCGCTCCACGCGATCCTCGCCGGGCTGCTGACCCGCGTCGGCGCGGGGACGGACGTGCCCGTCGGGACGGTGGTCGTGGGCCGCGACGCGCCGGGCCTGGACGAGGTCGTCGGGTTCTTCGCCAACACCGTCGTGCTGCGCGCGGACACGGACGGCGCGCCCGACCTGCCGACGCTGCTGCGGCGGGTGCGCCAGGCGGACCTGGCCGCGCTCGCCCACGCCGACGTGCCGTTCGACCGTGTCGTCGAGCGGCTGCGCCCGCCGCGCGCGCCCGGCCGCACGCCGCTGTTCAACGTCATGCTCGTCCTGCAGAACACGCCCGACGCGGCGTGGGCCGAGGACAGCCTGGACGCGGCGCTCGAGGTGCGCGGCAACGGCACGGCGAAGTTCGACCTGACGTTCGAGCTGGCCGAGCGCTTCGACGCCGCCGGCGCGCCCGCGGGGCTCGACCTGCGCGTCGAGCACCGCGCCGCCCGCTTCGACCGCGAGACCGCGGAGGGCCTGGCCGCCTGGTTCGCGCGGCTCGCGGACGCGTGGTCCGCCGATCCCGAGCAGGACCTGTGGGCGCCCCGGATCACCGGCCCGGGCGAGGTCGTCCCGGTGGCGACGGCCGTCCCGCCGCCGCGCCCCGCCGACGCGCCGGGCGCGGCGCTCCTGCCCGCGGACCCGGCGGCCGAGACGCTCGACGGCTGGCTGGCCCGCACGGTCGCGGCCCACCCGGAGCGCCCGGCGCTGACCGGCCCCGGCGGCCCGCTGACGTACGCCGAGCTCGACGCGCGCGCCACCCGCCTGGCCCGCGCGCTGCTCGCCCGCGGCGCCCGCCGCGGCACGCTCGTCGCCCTCGCCCTGCCGCGCACCGTCGACCTGGTCGTGGCGCTGATCGCGATCCTGCGCACCGGCGCCGGCTACCTGCCCCTCGACCCGGCGTACCCCGCCGAGCGCCTGCGGGCGACCGTCGAGGACGCCGGCCCGGTCCTGGCGGTCACGGACGGCGCCGTCGACGCGGCGACGCTCGGCGGCGTCCCGACGCTGCGGCTGGACGACCCGGCGACGACGGCCGAGCTGGCGGCGCTGCCCGCGGACCCGCTGACGCCCGCCGACCGTCCGCCGGCGCGCCCGGACGACGTCGCCTACGTCATCTACACCTCGGGCTCGACGGGCCGGCCGAAGGGCGTGCAGGTCGCGCACCGCAACGTCGTGCGGCTGTTCACCGCCACGGACGGCTGGTTCGGCTTCGGGCCCGACGACACGTGGACGCTCTTCCACTCCGCGGCGTTCGACTTCTCGGTCTGGGAGCTGTGGGGCGCGCTGCTGCACGGCGGCCGGCTGGTCGTCATCCCGCACGACGTCTCGCGCGCCCCGGCCGCGTTCCTGCGGCTGCTCGTCGACGAGCGGGTGACGGTGCTCAGCCAGACGCCGTCGGCGTTCTGGGCGCTCGTCGCGGCCGACGGCGACGACCCGGCGACGGGCGCCGAGCTCGCGCTGCGGCTGGTCGTCTTCGGCGGCGAGGCGCTCGAGCTGGCGAAGCTGCGCCCCTGGTACGAGCGGCACCCGGACGACGCGCCGCGGCTGGTGAACATGTACGGGATCACCGAGACGACGGTCCACGTGACGTACCGGCCGCTGACCGCGGACGACGCGCGGGCCGCCGCCCCGGGCGACCCGTCGCCGATCGGCGTGCCGATCCCGGACCTGGACGTGCGGGTGCTCGACGCCGGCGGCCACCCCGTCCCGCCGAACGTCGTCGGCGAGCTGCACGTCGCCGGCGGGGGCGTCGCGCGCGGCTACCTGGGCCGGCCGGCGCTGAACGCGGAGCGCTTCCCGCCCGACCCGTCCGGCCCCGACGCGGCCGCCGACCCCGACGCGGCGGCGGTGCAGGCCGCCCGTCTGCCGCGGCCGGACGGCGACGACGCCCCGCCCGCGCGGCGGTACCGGACGGGCGACCTGGCGCGCGTGCGCCGCGACGGCGGCCTGGACTACCTGGGCCGCGCCGACGGGCAGGTCAAGGTGCGCGGGTTCCGCATCGAGCCGGGCGAGATCGAGGCCGTGCTGCGCGCCGAGGTGGGCGTGCGCGACGCCGTCGTGATCGTGCGCGAGGACCGTCCCGGCGACCAGCGGCTCGTCGCCTACGTCGTGCCGGCGGACGGCGCCGCCCCTCCGGCCCCCGACGCGCTGCGCGCCGCGGCCGCCCGGCGGCTGCCCGCGCACATGGTCCCGGCCGCCACGGTCGTGCTGGACGCGCTGCCGCTGACCCCGAACGGCAAGCTCGACCGCCGCGCGCTGCCCGCGCCCGACCCGGCCCCCGCCGGCGAGGGGCGTGCGCCGGAGGGCGTGGCCGAGGAGCGCCTGTGCCGGCTGTTCGCCGACGCGCTCGGCGTCGAGCGGGTCGGCGCGGACGACTCGTTCTTCGAGCTCGGCGGCCACTCGCTGCTCGCGGTCCGCCTGCTGCGCGACGTCGCGGACGCGTTCGGGACGGACGTCGGGATCGGCGCGCTGTTCGAGGCGCCGACCCCGGCGGGCCTGGCGCGGGCGCTGCAGGACGGGACGCAGGCCTCGCCGCTCGAGGTGATCCTGCCGCTGCGGATGCCGCGCGGCGCCGGCCGCGTGGACGGACGCGGCCCGGGCGGAGAGGCCGCGGACGCGGCCGGCGGCGGAGCGCACGCCGCCGGCGGCCCCGACGCGGACGGTCCCGCCCCCGTCTTCTGCGTCCATCCCGCCGGCGGCCTCTCCTGGTGCTACTCCGGCCTGGCGCGGCACCTGCCGCCCGACCGCCCGCTCGTGGGCATCCAGGCGCGCGGGATCGCCCGGCCCGAGCCGCTGCCGCCGTCCCTCGGGGCGATGGCCGACGACTACGTCGCGCGGATCCGCGAGGTCCGCCCGCACGGCCCGTACCACCTGCTCGGCTGGTCGCTCGGCGGGATGGTCGTGCACGCGATGGCGGCCCGGCTGCGCGCGCAGGGGCACGAGGTCGGCGTCGTGGCGCTGCTCGACGCGTACCCGTCCGACGGCCTGCGGCGGATCGCGCCGCCGGACGAGGCGGAGGCGCTCTCGGCGCTGCTGGCGATGGGCGGCTACGGCGAGGAGGTCCTGCGCGGGCGCGTGATCTCGGTCGACGTCGTCGTCGACGCGCTGCGCGCCGAGGGCTCCGCGATGGCGTCGATCGCGCCCGACACGCTGATGGCGATCAAGGACACGTACGTCAACACCGCGACGATCCTGCGCGAGTACGAGCACGAGGTCTACGCGGGCGACGTCCTCTTCCTGCGCGCGAGCGTCGGCGTGATCGACGAGGACCAGACGCCCCAGACGTGGCAGCCGTACGTCGACGGCCGGCTCGAGGTGCACGACGTCGCGTGCACGCACCGCGAGATGTGCCAGCCGGAGCCGCTCGCGCGGATCGGCGCGCTCGTCGCGGAACGGTTGGCGGACTGGGAGGCGGGGCGCCGGTGA
- a CDS encoding ABC transporter substrate-binding protein, with the protein MTSLTPGVLRTPVLRLLALACALLLVALLAGCGGSDDEGGASDDAAAATRTVKDFAGNAVEVPTKPQRVVVVNDELTDDALALGVKPVAISKGQGQDGPPRYLADRVAGVPIVGDVNQPDLDKVLDADPDLIIVSYDFPEGPLAGQVAKLRKIAPTFVASDPAKDEWKSTLRQVGVALNREAQAKDWLARYEQRTAQVGRSLGKHAGAEVTIARWNPDGPTFMHAGTFASTVVADLGLKRPKNQRTEGQGHGESLSLEALGELEADWIFLSSLTADGDDAKALEQGVGSKAFKQLDAVKAGHVSQVDGSVWGAAGGALASDVLIADVQKALGGGATR; encoded by the coding sequence ATGACGTCCCTCACCCCAGGCGTGCTCCGTACGCCCGTCCTCCGGCTGCTCGCCCTGGCGTGCGCCCTGCTCCTCGTCGCGCTGCTCGCCGGGTGCGGCGGCTCCGACGACGAGGGCGGCGCGTCGGACGACGCCGCCGCGGCCACGCGGACCGTGAAGGACTTCGCGGGCAACGCCGTCGAGGTGCCCACGAAGCCGCAGCGCGTGGTGGTCGTCAACGACGAGCTGACCGACGACGCGCTCGCCCTCGGCGTCAAGCCCGTCGCGATCTCGAAGGGCCAGGGCCAGGACGGCCCGCCGCGCTACCTCGCCGACCGCGTGGCCGGCGTCCCGATCGTCGGCGACGTCAACCAGCCGGACCTCGACAAGGTGCTCGACGCCGACCCCGACCTGATCATCGTCTCGTACGACTTCCCCGAGGGGCCGCTGGCGGGCCAGGTCGCGAAGCTGCGCAAGATCGCGCCGACGTTCGTCGCGTCCGACCCCGCGAAGGACGAGTGGAAGAGCACGCTGCGGCAGGTGGGCGTCGCGCTGAACCGCGAGGCGCAGGCGAAGGACTGGCTCGCGCGGTACGAGCAGCGCACGGCGCAGGTCGGCCGGTCGCTCGGGAAGCACGCCGGCGCCGAGGTGACGATCGCCCGCTGGAACCCGGACGGCCCGACGTTCATGCACGCCGGCACGTTCGCGTCGACCGTGGTCGCCGACCTCGGCCTGAAGCGCCCGAAGAACCAGCGCACGGAGGGCCAGGGCCACGGCGAGTCGCTCAGCCTGGAGGCGCTCGGCGAGCTCGAGGCCGACTGGATCTTCCTCTCCAGCCTGACCGCCGACGGCGACGACGCGAAGGCGCTCGAGCAGGGCGTCGGATCGAAGGCGTTCAAGCAGCTCGACGCCGTGAAGGCCGGGCACGTCAGCCAGGTCGACGGCTCCGTCTGGGGCGCCGCCGGCGGCGCGCTCGCCTCCGACGTGCTGATCGCCGACGTGCAGAAGGCGCTCGGCGGCGGCGCCACCCGCTGA